From one Gracilibacillus salinarum genomic stretch:
- a CDS encoding putative holin-like toxin, whose protein sequence is MPLSMYESFMVLFSFGTMLIALLALIVSIINKK, encoded by the coding sequence ATGCCACTGAGTATGTATGAGAGCTTTATGGTGCTTTTTTCATTCGGCACAATGCTTATCGCATTACTCGCTTTGATTGTTTCGATAATCAATAAAAAATAG